tttcattttatttattattattattattttttattttttattttttttattgttatcatgatgattgttattattgcttttattgatgttattgttgttattatttttattattattattattattattattattattattattattattattattattattattattattattgttattattattgttattataatattaataataataataataattattattattattattattattattattattatttatacatcttGCTCATAATATGGATAGGTAGAGACAAATTATATGGTATGTACAGTTAAACTATTGATAATCAGTTTCATGAATTCTTTTACTTATTGAACTGTGTTTTATTATAGAGCTCTTAGGTTTGATTGaatttaatatttattaatttgaatatttattattgatattgataatgtattGGCTTATTGTATAATTTTGATATCTATTGGGAATTTCAGCCCAAATGAAACTACATTGTATTTACAGTTCTATTATCAGATGATATTTCTTTTTTAGTAATTCAATCTTTCTCAGAACTTGAAGGGGGAGTGTCCCAAAGGGGATGGTGATAAAAGTTTATAAAATCaacataaaggagagagagagggagggaggggtgagtgagtgagtgagtgagtgagtgagtgaatgagtgagtgagtatgtattatttgtatattaatgGAGTTCATATTTTCAGACAGATTAACAAGAATGTCTACAGCACTGTACATTATTATGGTTTTTATCTTGATGATTACAGGTGAGTCAGGGATTAGTCCAGTTAGGATTTAGCCTCCTTGAGTCGGGAGGCGGACCAAAGGGAGAGACGTATGCCAGCCAGCGAGCGGTCGAGTTAGCGTCTGTgattcttcccctcatcctcaaaAAGCAGCCTCACATTGCTCGGACTGTCATCTCGCAGCTCTCTAATTTCATTCTGTCAGCATCATCCCCTGTGCAATATATAGGTAAGTAATTgcagacatacacagataaatgaatagattaatggatatatatgcatgtataggtaaatggatagataacagatagaagggtttatatatagatatgtatagactgGTGTGTGTATATAGCTAAGCATAAATATAGGCTTGTGTATATTTTCATAGGTGTGTTTATAGATGGCACatacagagggagaaaaatatctaggtatgtatatatatgtatatagacaggtgTCTGTATAGACTTAAAAATTGAATAGATATTTAGTGATTTTCTTTTAGCCAACCATTTAAAAAGCTTGCATACAGGtcacaatagatagatagttatttgcATGGATAACAACTGAAGAAATATGAAATGAAGCCTATACCAATTTCTCTTCACAGAAATCCTGGGCAAGCTGGCCAAGGTGTCTCCTCTGGTTATGTTGGAGCACTTGAATCTTATCCGAGAGTTGCTTGAATACCTGGTGTTCCTCCCACTGCCTGTGTCAACGCATCTTCTCCAtgctctcctgcccctcctcaaGATGAGCATGACACTGAAGGATGCTCTCATGATAACTCTAAGGAAAATGCTCTTCTCCAAGTAAGAGTATTTTACTGTTATCTGAATTGATGCAatgtatctaagtatatataggtgtatgggGCTGTGGTTGTTGATGTGTTAATAAAAAATGTTTGTATATCCAAAATTTGTTAAAATAGGTATTTGAATCAGTAAATTTTTTGTAAGAAACCAAAACTTTAATTGGTACTGTGTGTTGTTTTATAAATGCAACTACTAACATGCTTGAAACCATAGCAAGTATATTCTCTTGATATCCCTTCTATATTCTGGCATCATGCCAACTAAATTTGTGGTTTTGTATAGAAAGGCTTGTgccgtctatctatgtatgtatctttctatctatgtagatatagatatagatatctccctctttgttgttgttgttgttgttgttcctctgCAAATAAAGTTTGACCCtcatcaagagaaagaaaactgatCACATGTGTTCTTCTTTTGCAGGCAGGTAGAAAGCAGACAAGTAGCTGTCCGAGGATTTCTACAATTTTTACGACACTTCCGAGTCATGGGAACACTCCCTAACTCCCAAgcatctatgtctttctcttcatctctgagCACAGTGAGCATAAATGCTGATGTTCACTCGGTGTTCAATAATTCAACAAACGAAGCCTTATGCCTGGAACTGCTTGGAGTGTTGAGACGGTGCTTCTCTCAGCAGCATGAGGTAACCTTTTTGTTTATAGCTAAATAATATAGTGATATTGATATACCAGAATAACTGAGTAAGTTATATGCTATCAAAAGAAGTTGTGTATAAGCACAGTGGTAGAGCTGCTTAGAGTCAGGACTTAGGAgagatatattatttttaaaggaATGTAGACATTGatgaaacatgcatatatgtatgtaggataAACATAAGAATCAAGAAAAATtatatgttcttgtgtgtgtgtgtgtaccattgtATCATTGTTTGCTAATAGGCTGTGATTTCTTCCTCTTACAGGTCAAATCCACCTTTTATGCTGGACTATATGATGTAAGTCGTGCCAATCCAAAGCTTACAGGAAGCATTCTTGAACTCCTGCTCCAGCACATCAAAGTATTCCTTGATGTGAGAGCGGACATCTTTAATCCTGTTATCCTGAAGAAGGTGATCTCAATCCAGGGTGAAAATGCAGTTCTCATTGAGCCCATGGGAGATTTATTGGGGTCTTTGGGTGCCATAAAGACATACTatgaagagaacagagaaaggatTACtacagaggatgatgatgatgaggaaaatgctGTATCTGTTCTCAATGAAGTATGCTCCATATTTGATCACTTAACTGAGAAACTTGCAGGATGTGGATTAGATGATCTTGGCTTGGACACCAACGGGGAATTTTCCAATTCTAGTGCAGTTGGACAGAAAAATTTATTTTCTGCTAAGATAATGGTAAGCGTCTTTGACTGCCTCATTGAACACACTTTCTCTCATGGAGCAGAGACGTCAGAAGAGAAAATGCAGACTCTGATCTCCCTCTTCAAGTCTCAGAGGAAGATTGTCACCCTGGtcaaggagaggagtggaaaacCAGCAAAGAAAGGTGAGAGCTCTAAAGGGAAAGGCCGACCAGCGACTAAACCCTCTGTGACGTTTAAGAGTAACCTGAGTTTACGGGCAACAGCAAAGATGCTAGAGGCCTCACTTGACAACGTGGATAGTGCAGGCCCTAACTACTGTGAGTTGATTAAGGAAAATCATGAATTGCAGATGTATCTTCTGTTAGTCATAGAAGAGACTTTATCCTCAGTGAAGGGCCTGACCATCTCAGAGCGGGAGAGAATTGTACCTGAACTAAAAACAGTTGCTAAGGTCTTGTTGTTTGAATGCTCGGCGAACTTAGCATCTTCAGATTCATCGGATGAAAGGGAGGTGACTAGATTGCGGCAAAGTCTTCAAATACTATCATCTCTTCTGACTATTTTCTGCAGATTCTATAAAGATAAATTGGAATCTATTCTGAAAGAAGTGACtgggaaaaatgataataaggatttgaATGGGAATCTATATAGAGTATCTAAGAAATGTCAAAAGATGTTGCTTAAAATTTTACACCATGAAGAAAGAGCCCCTTTGCTAAAAGATGGTTGTCTGATAGTTCATTTAATGTCAACAGTGACACAGGCAATGGAGCCTGAATGTGATGCAATAGCAGAAGTTCAGGACTGGGTTCTCCAGCTCTGTAAAGATCAGGCTTTGGACCATGGAGGGCTTGCAGATTCCATGGTTGGTCTGGCTTTTGTTCTGTCAAATCAGGTTAAAGCCAACCACACTCTAACAAGAGGCATTGCCAGGGAATTACACCATAAACTTGGTGATTTAGAACAAGATGTAGAAGTTGAAGAAGCTGGTAAATACAAGATTGTTACTGAGGAAACGGCATCAGCTGTTTTATCAACATTGCTGGCCCATCTAGATGATTCTCTTAATCTCACTGAGATGGCACTTAACAAGACAAAAGCCTGTCTAGCCTCAGGAGCTGAATATGATGCTGACAAGATTGAGCGTCAGATTAGCATGAAATTTGTTCTGGTCATGCATGCAGTGCATGAAGTGATCCAGTCGGCCTTACCACTGGGGACAAATACTGATCATACCCTTAAGCTTGTTACTAAACTGTACAATGTACTATCATTGTATGTAAAATATTACCTGGATCTCTACAGGGTTAAGACTTATCCTCAGATTTCAGATAAATTTGAAAAGGTGGTCCACATGTCTGGACAACTGGTGACTGCTCCAGTCTACCCAACTATCACCTACATAGAAGGAGCACAAAGACAGATGggaaagaataaagagggaaCTCTGAAAGCAAGAGCCATAAAGGAGTACAAACTTATACCTGCCCTGATCTTTTCCATTGAGCAATATGAGAAGCACCTCATTACTCTTTCACGCAAGTCTAAGGTCAATCTGATGCAGGCAATGAAGCTTAGCACGTCGAGGGATTTCAGGATTGTGCCAGCCGCAATCATGGAAGCACTGAAGAATGATGACGAAGACCCCAACGACGAGACAGAAGTAGAAATCAACGGCAATAATGCTGATGAGAATGAAAACAATGCTGAGAGGTCAAGTGACAATGAAAGGCATTCGGGAtcagatgatgaggataatacccAGATGGAAACAGAGAATTTGCCTACCACGAAAAAAGACTCGAAGGGAGCCAAAAAGAAGAGGTCAAGTagtggaagtgaggaagaaagggacgaAAATGACTCTAATTCACAGAACGTTGGGAAAAAACCACAGGCCAAGAAAAAGAAGTTACTGATCAGCAAAAAAATAATGGGTAAAGCATAATTGTATTTCCGGGATCTTTAGGCATTAAGATAGTGTAAGTTGGCTGACAGTTTCACAAAATAGTATGTGATTTCACTGACATGTTCTTCTTGTAATGATTGATTTTAAGAATTTATAATTTTCCTACATTCCAATAAGGAAACAGATCTTTAAAGTGTTTTCATTACATTTTCACTTGCTAAAATTAGTCAATatagtgtttattttttataatggTAGTGTTGaaagaaaattttatatatactctGACATCAGGAGCAAAACATTTTTGTATGTTTCTAATAATGATATACCAGTTTGAAGTTTTTTTAAATACCCTCATGTTTATTAGTTTTCCCAGAAGAAGTAAGAGTAGTCTAGCTTGCAAGTGACCAGGCACAATGCCCCTCCCCCTAACACACACATCATCGAAGGTTAAACTTAGAACCACAGAATTAAAGGATTTTTTCACATCAGTAAAGAAGTATATGATGAAACTCAAGTGCTTGAAAATTACCTCGGCAATAAATTCACTAATTTCATTTAAAGCCACGcagacccacgcacacacgcgcacaagcacgcacacacgcgcacaagcacgcacacacgcgcacaagcacgcacacacgcgcacaagcacgcacacacgcgcacaagcacgcacacacgcgcacaagcacgcacacacacacacacacacacacacacacacacacacacacacacacacacacacacacacacacacacacacacacacacacacacacacacacacagaccagggATGACCGAGTGAAGGCAGAATGATTGGTTGCCTCGACTGTCGAAGGAACCGAAATGGCAGAAGGTGGAAGTGGCCGCTCCTTCAGAGGTGAGTAGGCCTAGTAGCAGCACGATTAGTGAGAGTGATTTCACCTATTATGTGGTCGAAGTAATAGTCATTTTTCCCAAATGGATAGCCTTCATCATCTCCAATAGACCAGCTTTCAGTAGTAGAAGGAGCTGAAATCGAAGAGCGAGTGGTATCTGTGCTGTCTCCTTGTATCTATTGGGGAGAGCTCCTTGGCTAATTGCCCGTGTACTATGGTATGTGAGTGAGACAACTAGGAAATGGAACATGAAATGGAGACGATTACACAGGAATGGCagctgtatacataaataaaagatccAGTTGATCCCaaagtatattttatatgtgttacttgaaagaaaaaaatatatatataaatgataaagacgatagcaatgaaaaaaatatgacaatgatgattcttattgttattatcactgtcattctcattatttttattttttattttcattgttattatacttgttattatgtttattactactattgtcaatatcattatcatcataatcgtcatcctcattctttttgttattagtattatcactatcaccgtcattattattatcattattgttattttaatcaaaacattatcattattattattattattgctttagtcattattactattatcatcatcatcgttctatTTATCGCGACAATTTTAACCATGactaatattgtcattgtcattattgataaattattttatttgttccttaagcatcatagttattataatgttacttttaaatactattatcataattacaattagatactatcatcattatcgttggtaCTAGCTTTATCGCAATAGTTCACGTTAataatgttatcagtattatgtATTAATAGTGCTCTCAGTATTGAGATCAGCATTAGTTTTAATCGTATCTTTTtacgttattatcgttattttcccaTTTTTGAGGTAGTTGAAACACGTTTGCAtttctgtgtatttattaatttattgagATAACTTTTGTAAGTTAATGTGTAACTTGGAATTAAATtattctttatgattattgtgtggatgtgtctactagtatcatttatgtatgtgtgtatctatcaatctctctctctctctctctctctctctctctctctctctctctatatatatatatatatatatatatatatatatatatatatgtatatatatatatatatatatatatatatatatatatatatatatatatatatatatatatatatatatatacgtatatatacatacacacacacacacacagacacacacacacacacacacacacacacacacacacacatatatatatatatatatatatatatatatatatatatatatatatatatatatatatagagagagagagagagagagagagagagagagagagagagagagagagagagatgaatattaaTGTCAATCTTAAAATTAGCAAATGATATTTGATACAGTGTAATGAACATCTAAAGACAactgaaaataatatttataggAGTAAGTATACCTTGCAATTCCTAGTTTATTCCAAGTCTTAACAATCCACATATTTGGAATTTTAGATCTAGTAATATTCATTCAATAAATGAGTTCGTGTGAGTTTTTATGTGATTATTGCTCTGGCTGTCACGCacccatacactcacatgcacgcacgcacgcgcgcacacacacacacacacacacacacacacacacacacacgcacacacacacacacacacacacacacacacacacgcacacacacgcacacacgcacacacacccgcacacccgcacacactcacactcacccccccccccctctcgcgtgGACACTAGCACGTCGGGCGCCCTCAGTCCACCGGCCACACCCTGTTGGTGGCGTTCTCGACGGAGTCCACGTAGCTGGGGTCGTCCAAGTCCATGAGCGGCTCGTGGACGTGCTGCGCGAAGGCCACCGTCCAGAAGATGAGGTTCAGGAGGATGTAGACGAGGGTGGTGACGATGTTGCCCAGCTTGTCCACCACGATGGGCCAAAAGTTGGGGTTGCGGTCGCCCTTCGCCTCCGGCCTCTGCATGGCCTTCCACAGCAGCCTGGCCTTCATGACCACCGGCAGGAGGTAGTTCCTGCTGAacttcttctctcgcttcttgtggccgtggcggtggtggcgacggcggcgacggcggcggcggcgggtgccTTCGATGCCCTCGTCGTCCCTGGCGATGGCCAACGTCTCCGGGACCGACTGAGGCTCGTCGGAGTCGCTGAAGCGTCTGACGGCGTCGGAGATCcccggcgtgggcgtgggcgtgatctCGCGGTAGAAGTTGGCGGCTCGCTGGAGCTTCTCGTGCAGGTCCTCGATCTCGTGGTCGTACACGTGCATGTACTCGACCGCCGTGTGCACGACGATCACCACGAACGTGTACGTGATGGAGCCGAAGAACCAGATGTCGATGAGCTTGAAGTAGGACGTCTTGGGCAGCATGTCCGTCGTCTGCGAGAAGAGCTGCGTCAGCACGAGCAGCACCGTCAGGGACACCATGATGCGGTTGGTGAAGTCGTACCACTTGAAGAAGAAGGTGCCGTACCCGATGaggctgatgatggtggtgggcaCGAACATGGTCAGGATCTGGGAGCCGTAGAGGTGCTGCATCTCCACGATGATCTACGAGAGAAGATGCGAATGAATATAACAGAAAGACGTTGAGCATtttttacaacaataacaaaaatcaaaccaGTGATTCACTCAAACAATAAATCAACCGAATTCATAAATATTTCCACACGAACTCGCTTCACTGTCGCTTTATTATTGCTCCACAAATAACTACCCAATTACCTGTTGTCCCGAATAAGGTGCCTGACTGTTGTACGTGACCATTCTCATTCTACCGATGAAGAACTCGTTGAGCTTGTCCTTGTGGTCGTACGTGACACCCGGGCCGTATCTGAGGCaaagatatgtaaatattgaAGTAACGTTCGGTTCagtagcaaaagaaaaagaaagaaagaaagaaagaaaacaacatatTATCCATTCTCGCCTATAAAGATATCTCGATATGCATAACAAACTATTCTACAaactaatgaaataaaaattcacTATTCATGAAATAGGTTTACTAAAAGACAAAACATTAGTTTCGAAATCCGTCCAAATACCTCCTCGTTtcgaagagtaagagagagagtaagagagagagagagagagaaatagagagagagagagagagtgagagagagagagagagaaagagagagagagagagagagagagagagagagagagagagtgtctaaatgatccaaagaaagaaagaaaaaatagaaaaataaccaTCCATACTCCAAAACTTCAACTCAAATCCAGATCATTCAGAATTCTAACAACACCCGCAACAgaaagtttttattttccttacctAATCAGCTTCACATAAGGTTTGTTGTTCCGGTTCACTCGAAAGATCATCTTGCAGAAATCGGTGTTGAAAGGGTAGTAAAAGAAGTTAAAAGTACAGGCGAACGTAGCTGTGTATTTTCGAGATATGCGGATAAAGCTGTATTTCCCATCGTAGATCATTGCTGTGTGGATAAGAGGGAGGATTAATGTAAAGACTTTTAAGTTATGAGAGAATGTAAATCAGAATTTATTATCCAAAGTGGAGGTTTATGTGGTATTGGTTAGAGAAATTATAATTGAGTTGTCATTAACCTTTTAAAAGAGAACTAAATTcacatttaaataaaaaaaaattcaccaaATTAATAATAGTCGTTTCAGCCATGTATTCATTTCAACCAAAAATATTAACCATCGCCAGACTGgaaatcataaaataaacaaacttacCAAACACGAACTTTCATATTAACCAGAATTCTTAATCATCACTATCTCCACCATACACTTACTACAAAAATAAATTCAACCCTTTTACACTCACCTTCCCTCGACATTTCCACATTATCCGGTTCTTTGGCGCCAGTCCTCATAATCGTAATCTTGGAATTCGAATCGACTCGTGATTTTGCGTTGTTCTCGGCGTTGAGAAAATCTACGGCGGGAACCCACATCTCACGCGCAGCTTCCTCCAGCACGAGATTCAGCTGCCTGTCGGACTTGAGGTTTAAGTAGTGTAGTCTCACGTCCTTCCATATCATGCGGATCTGGTTGGATTTGGGGAGAAATGTGGAATTAATGGGGATAGTCGTAGTGAtatagatgaggatgaggatggattaATAGACTTGGTGATGAGCATATGTCctttccattgttatcatcattgctatttataAGATTAAAATTATTGTCATTCCTATCAGCATTAGCATCACTGATATGATTATCATCGAAAATAATATTaccgctattattactattatcaaagctATCGATAATAACAGTATACTGCTATTAACCCTGtaaatatattcctttattcaCAAACAGTAAAGAAAATTACTTGAATGGCGTGTCTGCCTCATTGTATAAAAATTACTGAACAATTTTTTCTATCCATTTACTGTGTGACGAGATTCTAGTCAAAGTTTATAAGCATATTCATTAACATAAACCTTCAAAAGAATCAACATCTCTACAATTGGCTTCTTAAACAATCTAATCCTACTACATATCAATAAACTTCTTGCAACCAAAACCCCACATGAAGTACTATCACAATAACAGGGTCTCACTTCTTATATATCCTTACTGAACACTTCCCGGCCATTCTCACGACGGTTGAGAGTGTGTGCACCGACTAACCTGAAGCTCGACGATAAATCTGCTGTTAATAGCGTCGATTTCCTTGAAGGAGTCTATAGTGATGTTTAGGATGACGGGAAGCGGTCCTTCAGACAGGGGGGCCTCCGGGGGTAGAGACGGCTGCGGGAGAGGAGGCAAAAGGAAATTTTTGGATCTGTTGGATAATGGTAGACGGAGAgggggatgtgtgggtgggtagataggtaggtaggtaaataagtaggtaagtaaataagtaagtaggtggataagatagataataaagatcCGTGAATactggcaaatagatagataaatagatatggatagatagatatttatgatgGAAACATGTAATGAACatttagataaatatgtaaatagataaatacatagataaagataagtatacagatagataaatagaaaaatagatctgTGAATAATAGCGCAGAGAGacaaatattttgataaatag
The nucleotide sequence above comes from Penaeus vannamei isolate JL-2024 chromosome 6, ASM4276789v1, whole genome shotgun sequence. Encoded proteins:
- the FANCI gene encoding Fanconi anemia group I protein, producing MSGKLRQRVRELIEEKEWKELEDLLLNTEDEWIMEILERLTRSSEGPKMAGGLITSLSCDTRESTSLRLKVYEYILEKIRTDEDNNKRGAGEMVGVLMMHVDVFPNNVLIKLVNRFVEHVQNGSSLQGRWVDLLAKLITSISQKEEITVSGKEMSGEDYRYQVLKSFCDLPWSAETTISLLPVFRDIDLPKEELQDVVYKVEHVLKSVDFQSVPPIIYHLILLVKGKLPGRVLQAVIDFFNKQEQRLSSRSENGNCASDSIDIDSEVIEESKHSELTEAQGTVILHVTHQAQYNPALVKDYLKFVKTSTWLTERLITPFNLALSLSLASIEKYQDQIIESLKSCLLKSFRQQERSRQSQWLRETWGENCNITAAFRTTIDNCIMGWDQVSQGLVQLGFSLLESGGGPKGETYASQRAVELASVILPLILKKQPHIARTVISQLSNFILSASSPVQYIEILGKLAKVSPLVMLEHLNLIRELLEYLVFLPLPVSTHLLHALLPLLKMSMTLKDALMITLRKMLFSKQVESRQVAVRGFLQFLRHFRVMGTLPNSQASMSFSSSLSTVSINADVHSVFNNSTNEALCLELLGVLRRCFSQQHEVKSTFYAGLYDVSRANPKLTGSILELLLQHIKVFLDVRADIFNPVILKKVISIQGENAVLIEPMGDLLGSLGAIKTYYEENRERITTEDDDDEENAVSVLNEVCSIFDHLTEKLAGCGLDDLGLDTNGEFSNSSAVGQKNLFSAKIMVSVFDCLIEHTFSHGAETSEEKMQTLISLFKSQRKIVTLVKERSGKPAKKGESSKGKGRPATKPSVTFKSNLSLRATAKMLEASLDNVDSAGPNYCELIKENHELQMYLLLVIEETLSSVKGLTISERERIVPELKTVAKVLLFECSANLASSDSSDEREVTRLRQSLQILSSLLTIFCRFYKDKLESILKEVTGKNDNKDLNGNLYRVSKKCQKMLLKILHHEERAPLLKDGCLIVHLMSTVTQAMEPECDAIAEVQDWVLQLCKDQALDHGGLADSMVGLAFVLSNQVKANHTLTRGIARELHHKLGDLEQDVEVEEAGKYKIVTEETASAVLSTLLAHLDDSLNLTEMALNKTKACLASGAEYDADKIERQISMKFVLVMHAVHEVIQSALPLGTNTDHTLKLVTKLYNVLSLYVKYYLDLYRVKTYPQISDKFEKVVHMSGQLVTAPVYPTITYIEGAQRQMGKNKEGTLKARAIKEYKLIPALIFSIEQYEKHLITLSRKSKVNLMQAMKLSTSRDFRIVPAAIMEALKNDDEDPNDETEVEINGNNADENENNAERSSDNERHSGSDDEDNTQMETENLPTTKKDSKGAKKKRSSSGSEEERDENDSNSQNVGKKPQAKKKKLLISKKIMGKA
- the LOC113810860 gene encoding gamma-aminobutyric acid receptor subunit rho-1 — protein: MTSVSSCGSLINGDIVSWNDSRWTLTGDVREETRLVHDTCEILPSPYFMFRDRLQFSYAVALCQAFGGTMAVPTSAEEQQELYEMASTISHICAPDGGAIMWLGITDAESEGEWQTVDARNPSNLTYENWDDNQPNGGRIENCAVMKGTVSHGAWTDNSCRKSFKYCPVCRLVVPNYLRFRGICDSNLYDDRLILTGVKNNKPYFRGYYRSQVYYSSAGEWRLENILLPDTFAVMEESGSIDFPIGRHMWIFSHGFCGKPPGTAISLALTQCESDEFTCNNGNCIPLHEVCDRRAQCTDKSDELNCTLVLRPEGYQPSLPPEAPLSEGPLPVILNITIDSFKEIDAINSRFIVELQIRMIWKDVRLHYLNLKSDRQLNLVLEEAAREMWVPAVDFLNAENNAKSRVDSNSKITIMRTGAKEPDNVEMSREAMIYDGKYSFIRISRKYTATFACTFNFFYYPFNTDFCKMIFRVNRNNKPYVKLIRYGPGVTYDHKDKLNEFFIGRMRMVTYNSQAPYSGQQIIVEMQHLYGSQILTMFVPTTIISLIGYGTFFFKWYDFTNRIMVSLTVLLVLTQLFSQTTDMLPKTSYFKLIDIWFFGSITYTFVVIVVHTAVEYMHVYDHEIEDLHEKLQRAANFYREITPTPTPGISDAVRRFSDSDEPQSVPETLAIARDDEGIEGTRRRRRRRRRHHRHGHKKREKKFSRNYLLPVVMKARLLWKAMQRPEAKGDRNPNFWPIVVDKLGNIVTTLVYILLNLIFWTVAFAQHVHEPLMDLDDPSYVDSVENATNRVWPVD